Part of the Zingiber officinale cultivar Zhangliang chromosome 6A, Zo_v1.1, whole genome shotgun sequence genome, TATAAATTTTGAAGctacaaattcaaaatctataaattatataatgtgaaaattataaatattatagTAAATTGTGCTAAGCACCCTGAAAATCTATAATTGCCCCAATACCAGATGATAAGCAGAGTAGGTAGTACATCAATCACAGGTTAGATCCAAAAACTTCATGTGAAATGGATGTGAAGAATCAATTACTGTTTCCAAATTAATAGGAATCTCTAGAAAAATCAAGAACCTCATGAAAATAGATAATTAGAAAAATTATGTTACTGATTGCAAAAGGTAAGCCCAATATGAAATGCTAAACAAGAGTTGATTCAACCATACAAGTAATGGGGATATCTACTTTCTCCTTTGAATATTAGGAAGTGGAAATTCACAGATTGGAGAAAAGATCAGTGATCAACCCTCAACAAACCAAAAATGATCAGATGCAAAATGCACATGTTTGCATGACTCTATAAACTCAAGAAATTCATAAAATCTTCTCATGAATTTTGAACAACTCAAAATTAGGAAAGAGAAAAGTAGGTCATATGGAAGAATTCAATAACATAAACAAATAGGTGGAAGACATGAGATTACTAGCATGTTGCATTCCCattattatcataaaaaatacaCATTGCAAAAGTAATTCAGAAAGATTAAGCTGTATTCTGAAAATGATCTTACCCTAGTCAAGGAATATCCACGCTGAAACTCAGAAACAATTTTTGTATAAGTGCTTCTTGTAATATTAGAGTTGCACCAGTCAAATGGACTACAAGGCATCATGATAGGCATAAATGACGGCATATCAGGATGTCCAAACTGAATCAATGGATCTCTTAGAATTACTGGTTCAGGCCAAGGCCATTTAGAGAAGGTCTCAAAGAAAAGGCATAAGAGAGCACTAATACTTGCATGCTGATATTTCTGACATACATAGGCTGCAAGGATGGCCAAGTGAATTCCTCCAAAGAACCCAAATAACTGAAATTTAACCAACTCAGAGATGTTATTTTACCAAGACGAACTGTATATAAAAGCTTCATGGAAAGAATAAAGTGGAAGAGATCATACATGTGAATAAACTCCGCGCCTTTTTGCCCACAATTTAACACACCGCAACAAAGATTGAAAATTCTACAAATCAAACTCACAAGAAATTAATAAAGAATGAAGTTGGAAGAGATTAGTTCATTACATGAAGAAATCAAACTCAAAACATGGAAGAGATGAATTCATAATATTGCATTAAGAATTACTTGAAGCCGACTATTCCCATTATTATCTATCCTTCTGCTAGACATTATAGTGATCAATCCATGTTTTGAGTTAATACTTAAGTAACACAAATTCTATACAAATTTgtgttttctctctctctttttttaaaaaaaattatatgtgcATATCTTTCACCCAGCTACTTATGGTTCTAGGTAATCAATAAAGAACTTAATGATTGTGATCACCGAATAAATTTCAATATGACTACCAGCTTCAGGATTGGATCAGTTTTGTCCATTTGCAAACAAGAGGAAAAAAACTAGCTACtgcagagaaaaaaaaaatgaacaacgaAATTTTAGCTCATCACAACTTTATATATGTCTAGCTTCGGGATTGCTATTTGGCTTTGCCAAAACTTCAAGCCTTTCACCAAACCAACACATCCGCCCTTTTCTAGAGATTACAGCAAAGGACACCATATGAATATTTCAAAATTGAGGGTAGAAGTCACTTCTGCTAATCCtatcaaaataaataactaaaatatAGGCATAATAATAACTTGAAACAAGGTTATAAATTATATCACTAtctatcaaggtttaaaatttcgacccgtgccgaggtttctgtatcgtatcgtgtcgtgccgatacagtttcggtattttttatttatctatagtaattataagataaatatatttattgtgtatataacaataagttgtatattgatttattataaattcttaattattgaataatttaatattgttagaaaaaaataattaaaaataattttatttaaatagaattgatatattaataattcaaattaaaatggaagtatctataataataataataataagtatataaattaatacaagatattactttatattaataataattatataaattaactatttattcatttaattaattattaattaaataatatatattttaaatagtaaaaaatatcaagtaaaaaacttttaaaaaataaaaaaaatatcagaatataaatataatttattagaattttttaaaatttttaaaaatttaaaataataaaaaatatattagaatataaataaaattattatatattttttaaaatttttaaatgaaatttaaaatattattttttcagaatattaattaataaaatttatttaatttattttaattttaaatatattttttatatattttattaggataatttaattaaggTTTATAAAAGTCTCTTCGAAATATCACACATCCTCCttggaattttttaaattaattatataaaataaataattattaaaaacagaagaaaaaaaaaaatcgcgATTGTACGCGAGATTGCGCTGCGATGATCACGGGCGAGCCCGCGAGGGGCGTCCGACGGCGCCGGAAGCGTCGCCGCAGAAGTCGTCGCGCACGACGCCTTTGGCGCTGCAGAAGGCATCGCGCAAGACGCCTTCGGTGCCGAAGGCGTTGCGGGACGCCACCGGAGGTCCCGCGTCTCCTTCGACGCCGACGGAGGCGTCCCACGTCTCCTCCAGCGCCGCCGAGACGAGGACGCCTCCCGTGCCGGTTTCGGCCGCCCGGCGGAATGGTAAAAACCGTCCGTGCCGGGTGGCACGAAACGACATTTCAAACACTGCTATCTATAACGCTTCCTCAAGAAAGTATAGATTCTATCTATGCCGAGCTTCTGACAGAAACTAGAAAAAAAAACCTTGATGAAAACAATTTTTGATATTCAATTGAGAAAACTTCATACTCAATCAATAAAAAACATAGAAAGTATAAAATGCTAAGATAATAAATTTATATGCATAAGTTAATATGAATTAAATTCCTAAATAAACTTAAAAATCCCATATTAACAATTCCTAGCCATCTCGTGGTAGTACTTTTTAGCTCTATAAGATAACCACTAATACCCAGATTTGAAAGCATAAAGATAGTAGCCCAGATCACAAGATGTTACTGCCAAGGACCCATGTCTGAAAAGCTTTGTATTGCAGAATGAAGAAGTTGAAAAAGAACTGACGTAAATATGAAATGTGCAAACATaagagtttatttttaaaaaagtttttttaaagaaaaatataaatggATTATGAAGAGGAAAAAATGACAACAAAAATACCTTCAAATTTGGAACTAGTTGAAGGATGCGGTTATTAGCACGAACACCAGACAAACTCCTCCAGCTAGTCTCATCAATTTTTGCTAATATGGACGGGTCAAAAATGTTCAGACACTGTAATACAAGTAATTGCCATCTATTACTTAAAGAGtttaatcaaataagtaaaaGCTCAGACTTTGAATTCATGCACTGAATATTTATTGATATAACAGATATAAAAAGGGCAATTCCACCTATACTTTTGACATATCTTAAAAAGATTAAACATTGAACATAAACACAAGGTGAAAGCACCTGATATGCATGGGAATGGATAATCAGAGCATTTAAGAAAATTTGTCTAATGTGGCATGCGCTTAAATATATAAGTTAATCAAGCAAAAGTAGCTAAACAACAAAGTAGAATATGCAAGGAGAATTATCATTCATAAACAAATGAATGCATACAGCATGATCATTTAAAATATTCTTATGTGCACACCTCAGGAGCAGAAACAACATAAAGGCGCGCATAAGGAAAGTCAATTGAAATCCCATTGAACTTAAAACGCATCAATGGGACTTTTGCACTCTTGACACACTGGAGTTCTGTAACTTCTACTCGCCCTTCTAACATTGATCTCAGAACAATGAAAAAGTCCTCCTGCAACAAGATGCATCATGATTTGCAATTAACAAAGAAATGCAACAAATAGTGGCATGTACAGACTTACCTCCATGGTGGCAAAATACGGACCAACACACAATGCATCAATGTCAGATTCAGGACCGTGAACCTATATAGTTGTCATTTTGTTAAACAATTGTAAACAAACAGTAGCAACAAGAAAATATAACTTTTTGTTCAGAACAAGATACAAAAATTTAACTTTCTATGAAAAAGTTACAAATCAAGATTTAGCACATATCAACAGTAAAACCTTAGGTAAATGGAAATTCATAAGTAATAAAACATTCCACTTTTTCCTTTTTTACATGGGACAGAAAATTTGATAACTGAAAGCTAAAGTAAATCTTTGCCATGTTATTCATTGCTAATAGAATTTCTCCAAACGAACAGAAACGCCAATTTATTATGATATACGAAcacaaaaaaaaagtaaaagaagCAAACTTTCAAAAGCAATAACTTAGTTGGAAAGCATTGTAAAATTCTTATAGAAGAAAAAAGATAGTTGAGGACTCAATTTCAAAAACACATAAGCTCCAGTACGCACACACATGCATCATATGCCCACACACGCCTGCACCTATAATGCAATGTCCTTATACACACAATGTTGACTGGTTAAATATTTAATACAATTCAGTCTCCTCTTCTAGATCATAAAGGTTAACAGAAAAAACTAGATGAGGATGGTTTTCTCTCAGAAGGAATATTACACTTAATGGAAGCAATTGCTAAACCAATTAGACACATGGAAAAAATAAGCAGCATttcagaaataaaaaaataaggccATGTAAGCATATCTTCGCATGCCACTTGAGGTTATGGATTAAAACAACATAGCACAAATTCCCTTTGTTAATCATGTTATATCAATCAAACACATTGATACAAGAAGGAAAAAATTCACAAAATTTTCATTGTAAAAAATCTTAATGAAAACATGTGCATGGCATCTATCATAATAATAGACTAAAGATCAAGATAACTTACCCCTAAACCATATGAACCATATGTAAGAACAGTTGCACTTGTTTGATAAATCACAGTCTTAGGTAGACGATGTTGCCAAGCAATCTTCTTTATCCATTCCCGGACTATCTACTAGGAATAAACATGTTACACTTACAGCAGGGCTTTTATGACAAGTTGATTTCAGAAATAAGTACTTcataaacagaaaaaaaaaaataattctaaaactGAAGAACAAACTTACTTTGTAAcatcaaagaaaagaaacaacACAACATTTTCATTATTATCTAACGGGAACACTATTTCTAGGGGAAAAAGAGGAGGAAAAAAAAAGCTGGAAATCGGATCCCTTAATCTGAAACTAACTGTTGGAGATATATAGTAAGGAGCAAAGGCATATCCATCACCACAACGACCAAAAGAAAAAGACAAGAAAAAGAACAAGCGAGCAAACAACTTCAAATTTATCAACTTGGACAACAGATTTGACCACAACTAATCACcattttaaatatctaattttcaTCTACACAGACCTGTTTAAGCTGATTAATCACAATTTTCCTGTTCACTTCCTCCTCTGGGGACGGATACAGACTCTCATCTCCCATAAACTACAAGAAAAGAGCCAACAGTAAACTCGTTAGAATACAATCTTTGAAATCAGGGCAAACTCTAGGATGGAAAAAAAGAGCgaagacaaaaaataaaaaaaaggaaaatataaataaataaataaataaatatggacCTTCAGAAGCGATCCCGTTCTTTTCTCATCCATCTGCGCCAAGAACGCAGGATTCAAGCGCAGGACCACAGGAGGAGGGACGACCTTGGGATTCACGGGGACCAAGGCCTGCTTGCGAAGAAAGACAGCCCCGTCAGGGTCAGCGCGCAGCGAAGGACCGAGGGCGATCAAGTATCCCACCGGCGGATGCGCTGGCGGCGGAAGGATTAGGGTTCGGGGTTCGATGAGATGGGCGAGCGGCTTGGAGTTCCAACGCGGCGAGACGATCTTTCTGTCGTCCGAGGAGGCATAAGCCATAAAATAGGAGGCAGAATCAGGGAGAGCAGCGGCGGCGGCGATGGGCGGCGAGGGTACGGCAGAGCGAGGTCGAGTCGTGGAGGAGGCGGAGAGAGAAAAAAGGGGATGAAATGGTAGAAAGGATAGTGCCAGACTCGGTGATCGGCTTTTATAGAACGCAACAGGTCATCTCGTTTAAGCAAAATTTTGAATTCGTTGTTGGTGGGGTCTGCCTCTAATCGACGAACTTTCTGGAGACTTCTGGAGGCCCGGTTCGGCCCAATAACTCAAGCGTCTCCAACAACAACTTTGCGGTACGTGTGGTCATCGCGATTACTTCTCTAACAAGAACACGTCACGTCGCAATTCCACGAATAGCCCCACAGCTATGCCGCATAAGCCAACCTTCCAAGATAGCCAATTGTCAGTAGATTAGTTTTGTGCTCCAATTTAAAGAGATTTGTTAAGTATTTGTATTTTGTTAATGATGTGACGGAGATAGTCGTAACTACGTGGTGTGATCAAGTTAAAATCAAGCTGAATTGGAAATCAAATCAGACCGAGTTGGGATCAAATCGGCACCTATTTGGAGGAGACCTCAAGTCAAATCCGAGTCGTATCTAAATCGATTTAGGTAAGTTCCTATTGGGAACTTTGATTCGACACGATGATTGTTGAAGGGTCGATAAAGTGTGTCTCTCAATGGAAAAGAGGTGTGTCCTTTAGAAATTAATGGTCGATCATCCTTTTACTTTTTATTTAAGGATATTCGACTGCATCAACAATGTAAgcaattttaatattttcaacTCTCCTTATATCATTCATATCAATTACCCTAAACTAAacttttactttaaattttacattttgcattaaaAAACATCACATACCTACTCATTccctaaatatatattttatgaatagtagttatttaaatttagggaatgaatttcattccctaaacattaaatattatttttctctcctccctctaataataaaaaatttctccctcctctatctctttcctccaactaataataaaaaaaatatgaaggaaagagaaaaaataaaaaaaaataaatatatggtaAATTATAGGGAAGTTGATGTATCATGTAGTGAAAAAtggatatttaaatttaataaaggagttcttttatcctaaattttagattttggatGAGGATACTGATGTGGATGGTCTTACCGTTTATTTTCACTTTTCGTTTTCTCCATCTTCTATTTAAGGTTTGATTTTAGTGTCGAGGAGATCTTGCTAAAGTTCGTCTTGGCCCCTCTTCTAATATCTTCCTTGAGTCTTTCCAAACTTATGTCCAAAGATTTTTATGGTGCTTGGTAGCTAAAAGGCAACCTCCTGAGAAGGCCGATCTCTTGAAAAGTCATCTTGACAACAACCGACTTGAAAAAAGTCCGACCTAAATGAAAGCCTGACTTGAAGGATGCCCCGATCTAAAAGAAGCTCGGCCTGAACAAAGTCTGACCTAAAGGAAGTCGACCTACTAAAGACAGACTCAACTTGTATCCAGCCAACCGAAGTTAGGCAGTAGTGGTTACTTTGATGGGCCGTCCCATCTGATTGGATCagtcaaattatttttaagccATAATGTCTCTTTTATTTGAAACTCAAAATATTCTTTAGACCAACCAATTTATTtgaaataaaatagaaacaaaacaAGAAGAGTCACAAGAATCCCATAATGAAGCTCAAGCAAACAAAGGAAAGAGAGATAGATGCATGAGAGGTGCAAAGGTTAGCTAGTAGAGAGTTATCTCCAATTTCTTGACAGTGCTCAAGAACAACGTTCAGATTGCATAAGTTATTATATGTGACAGTGTAAATTTCCATGGGGCCAAACTATTCGTCCAAGTTCGATGTTACctgattcattattttttttacatgtgACTGTTGTCCTAAACATATGGTGAAAACAAGTCGAGCAAGGAGGATGTGAGATATGAACAAGGGCAGAAAGATGATAAGCAAAGAAAAAACACAGTATAGCTTCCATTACTTGTGTTGTAACCAAAATGAAATGTTGCATTTATAGGTAAGTGGATGTAGTATAGGATTAAGTTCAGGTGGATGGACTAAATCCAATTAAATCCACATGAGTGAACTTAATCTTAATAATATGAGCTTACCCTTGATTAACATACACAACTAATTGCTATTAAGAAAACTAAACCCCAAGTAAGTGATCTAAAGCTTAATTACATATAAAGGGATTTGAATTAAATGGATGTGGATTCAATGTGTAGATCCAATAACCCGATTCATTAATATTAAGCTATTAATGATGAATAAGCTTTAAGGTGGATAGTCTCTATAGGATGAGCTTGGTATATAAGGGAAGATGCTCCTGAAATAGAGTATGTTCTTAAGCTTCTTCATTGACCTTCTCTCTTCCCTATGGAGAAGGAATACAGATTGCCGCCGCCCACTCCTATAGAAGATTATTCCATGCTTACAAGATCTCCGCTGACAAGTAAGAAATAATAGTCCTTAGTAATGGATTCAGTTCAACTCTTCGCTGGCTATTGTTTTGGTTTTCTATATTGCTTTAAAGATTGATGATAGTTAGATTTTGTTCAAGGACGGAGCTAAAGCAGAGAAATGTATGAGGTATACGAATAGAGGGTGAAAGAGAGGCGAATGAGAGGTAACAACATGGTCGCCTCCCCTCAACATAAACACATACATTTCGCTCCCTCAATATGAAATTCTTAGCTCCGTCTCTGATCTTGTTGTTGATGCATCCTTTAATTCATTATTGATGTATTTCTTACATACAGACACTAAATTTTAGTGAACAATAGTGTAGATAAATCAGTAAATGTAATTTTGTAGTCAAGTGGTTTGAGTGGGTAGATGATGTGCACACTTTGGTCATATGTTCATTCAGATAGAGGATTATCGACACTAATCTGATAGCGAGAAATGGAGATCAAGCAATTACTTTGTCTAGGTGTCTAGCAATTACTTTGCGCACTAAACTGAAGTCCTTGAGTTTCTCATTTGTTAAAAGGTTAATTACAGTCATATGGTGcttaaaataatgcatgagatCCTCCAAAAGCAAGACATGAAAACTACTTGAAGGAGACATGCCCTGGACAATAAAAGGGTAAGTTGACAAC contains:
- the LOC121996648 gene encoding nuclear poly(A) polymerase 3-like, which translates into the protein MAYASSDDRKIVSPRWNSKPLAHLIEPRTLILPPPAHPPVGYLIALGPSLRADPDGAVFLRKQALVPVNPKVVPPPVVLRLNPAFLAQMDEKRTGSLLKFMGDESLYPSPEEEVNRKIVINQLKQIVREWIKKIAWQHRLPKTVIYQTSATVLTYGSYGLGVHGPESDIDALCVGPYFATMEEDFFIVLRSMLEGRVEVTELQCVKSAKVPLMRFKFNGISIDFPYARLYVVSAPECLNIFDPSILAKIDETSWRSLSGVRANNRILQLVPNLKNFQSLLRCVKLWAKRRGVYSHLFGFFGGIHLAILAAYVCQKYQHASISALLCLFFETFSKWPWPEPVILRDPLIQFGHPDMPSFMPIMMPCSPFDWCNSNITRSTYTKIVSEFQRGYSLTRLQDPEGLKFKWESLFEAYPYKTEYTHFMRIFLAARDVNLQDWAGWVKSRIRALLLKLEMVIKYCDPNPTEFVDHVVAEPNVVFYWGLSPDGETIDIDWLKEEFMKSVNTDHLPDVNHNLCKLDLELVHSSQLPKGLDFDAGSARWSKPHWRIRDNRESRIPLYSQHLPHYFVGHAADGEYPAAAAG